In a genomic window of Gadus macrocephalus chromosome 9, ASM3116895v1:
- the fbxl22 gene encoding F-box and leucine-rich protein 22, giving the protein MHLTQLNRECLLHLFSFLDNDSRRSLSLTCEPLRQVFLDPRLWTLLSFCSPSQLRWDNFLLGSSLRSLSVCWHSSRVLRVCNIEDWMKTPFQRDICAKHQDLVSDFLARVCLT; this is encoded by the coding sequence ATGCATCTCACCCAGCTGAACCGCGAGTGTCTGCTGcacctcttctccttcctggaCAACGACAGCAGGCGGAGCCTCTCCCTGACCTGCGAGCCGCTGCGCCAGGTCTTCCTGGACCCCCGTCTGTGGACACTGCTGAGCTTCTGCTCCCCCAGCCAGCTGAGGTGGGACAATTTCCTGCTGGGCTCCTCTCTGCGCTCGCTGTCGGTCTGCTGGCACTCCAGCCGGGTGCTGCGCGTGTGTAACATCGAGGACTGGATGAAGACGCCCTTCCAGAGAGACATCTGCGCTAAACACCAGGATCTGGTCAGCGACTTCCTGGCCCGCGTCTGCCTCACGTGA
- the usp3 gene encoding ubiquitin carboxyl-terminal hydrolase 3 isoform X1, translated as MECPHIHSNVCLTVDPSRFPNGIPSSWCCNVCRSNKSPWVCLTCLLVHCGRYVSGHAKKHFEENQVPCNSQRTCEKQEKVHHSVCMDCSNYSLYCYRCDDFVVNDTKLGQVQKVREHLQSLEKSSLMGDRQRKRKNLENLAFPSKVFKDDGLSLALCATGLRNLGNTCFMNAILQSLSNIQQFSRYFKELPAVALRSGKTAGRRMYHTRSQGDTSVSLVEELRKTLCSLWQGNQTAFSPDSLFYAIWKIMPSFRGYQQQDAHEFMRYLLDHLHRELQGNHNGVPSSASSPDHVRLPPTAGKCCINGITTVVTSIFGGILQNEVNCLICGTESRKFDPFLDLSLDIPSQFRQKKSKDQEPGPTCTLSDCLRSFTDLEELDDAELYMCHKCIKRQKSTKKFWIQKLPKVLCLHLKRFHWTAFLRNKVDTYVEFPLHSLDMRAFLLEPDKSLPGSCLYDLVAVVVHHGSGVGSGHYTAYGCHEGRWYHFNDSTVTVSSEDTVRKAKAYILFYVERPAKAGAADAGTAAAQTVAVDTASASADEMVSVRDEMKEEDVAGSAVTPGAGSGPVASPQGVTAGAGSDPDTTGAAERDRAALGDAAGGQLAGAGWEEEALDGDQSCEATSDTVTADSDSLTLASAAAQ; from the exons ATGGAGTGCCCTCACATACACTCCAACGTGTGCCTGACGGTCGACCCGTCCAGGTTCCCCAACGGTATCCCGTCGTCCTGGTGCTGCAACG TCTGCAGATCGAACAAAAGCCCCTGGGTCTGCCTGACATGTCTGCTGGTGCATTGTGGAAG ATATGTCAGTGGACATGCAAAGAAACACTTTGAGGAGAACCAAGTCCCGTGCAATAGCCAGAGGACCTGTGAGAAGCAGGAGAAGGTCCATCACTCAGTCTGTATGGACTGCAGCAACTACAGCTTATACTG TTACAGGTGTGATGATTTTGTCGTTAATGACACCAAACTCGGTCAAGTGCAAAAAGTCAGAGAGCATCTTCAAAGTTTGGAAAA GTCATCACTGATGGGTGACAGACAAAGGAAAAGAAAGAACTTGGAAAACCTAGCCTTCCCCAGCAAGGTGTTCAAAGATGAT GGTCTCTCCTTGGCTCTGTGTGCCACAGGCCTGCGTAACCTTGGCAACACATGTTTCATGAACGCTATTCTGCAGTCTCTCAG CAACATCCAGCAGTTCAGCCGTTACTTCAAAGAGCTGCCGGCGGTGGCACTGCGCAGTGGCAAGACGGCCGGACGCAGGATGTACCACACCCGCAGCCAGGGAGACACCAGTGT gtccctggtggaggagctgaggaagaCGCTGTGCTCTCTGTGGCAGGGCAATCAGACAGCCTTCAGTCCAGACTCCCTGTTCTACGCCATATGGAAGATCATGCCAAGTTTCAG GGGCTACCAGCAGCAGGATGCTCACGAGTTCATGCGGTACCTCTTGGACCACCTCCACCGGGAACTTCAGGGAAATCATAACGGCGTCCCCTCATCAGCCTCCAGTCCAGACCATGTCCGGCTGCCCCCCACCGCAGGCAAATGTTGCAT AAATGGAATAACCACTGTCGTGACTTCCATCTTTGGAGGCATACTTCAGAATGAAGTCAACTGTCTCATTTGTGGGACAGAATCCCGGAAGTTTGACCCGTTCCTTG ATCTGTCGTTGGACATCCCAAGTCAGTTCAGACAGAAGAAGAGCAAGGACCAGGAACCAGGGCCTACTTGCACTTTAAGTG ATTGCCTGCGTAGCTTCACAGACCTTGAGGAGCTAGACGACGCAGAGCTCTACATGTGTCATAAGTGTATAAAGAGACAGAAATCCACAAAGAAATTCTGGATCCAGAAGCTGCCAAAG GTTTTGTGTCTCCATCTAAAAAGATTCCACTGGACGGCCTTTCTGAGGAACAAGGTGGACACCTACGTGGAGTTCCCCCTCCACAGCCTGGACATGAGGGCCTTCCTGCTGGAG CCAGATAAATCTTTGCCTGGGAGTTGCCTCTATGACCTTGTTGCTGTTGTGGTCCACCACGGATCTGG GGTTGGCTCGGGGCACTACACGGCGTACGGCTGCCACGAGGGCCGCTGGTACCACTTCAACGACAGCACGGTGACGGTGAGCAGCGAGGACACGGTGAGGAAGGCCAAGGCCTACATCCTCTTCTACGTGGAGCGTCCCGCCAAGGCCGGTGCCGCAGACGCCGGCACCGCCGCCGCCCAAACCGTCGCCGTCGACACTGCGTCGGCGTCAGCAGATGAGATGGTCTCCGTCAGGGAcgagatgaaggaggaggacgtAGCGGGCTCCGCGGTCACCCCCGGGGCGGGGTCTGGCCCGGTCGCCTCCCCTCAGGGGGTCACCGCTGGAGCGGGTTCTGACCCGGACACCACCGGAGCGGCGGAAAGGGATCGGGCTGCGCTGGGTGATGCTGCTGGCGGCCAGCTGGCCGGTGCTGGCTGGGAAGAGGAGGCGTTGGACGGGGACCAGTCATGCGAGGCCACCTCAGACACGGTGACTGCAGACAGTGATAGCCTCACTTTAGCATCCGCTGCTGCTCAATAA
- the usp3 gene encoding ubiquitin carboxyl-terminal hydrolase 3 isoform X2, with amino-acid sequence MECPHIHSNVCLTVDPSRFPNGIPSSWCCNVCRSNKSPWVCLTCLLVHCGRYVSGHAKKHFEENQVPCNSQRTCEKQEKVHHSVCMDCSNYSLYCYRCDDFVVNDTKLGQVQKVREHLQSLEKSSLMGDRQRKRKNLENLAFPSKGLSLALCATGLRNLGNTCFMNAILQSLSNIQQFSRYFKELPAVALRSGKTAGRRMYHTRSQGDTSVSLVEELRKTLCSLWQGNQTAFSPDSLFYAIWKIMPSFRGYQQQDAHEFMRYLLDHLHRELQGNHNGVPSSASSPDHVRLPPTAGKCCINGITTVVTSIFGGILQNEVNCLICGTESRKFDPFLDLSLDIPSQFRQKKSKDQEPGPTCTLSDCLRSFTDLEELDDAELYMCHKCIKRQKSTKKFWIQKLPKVLCLHLKRFHWTAFLRNKVDTYVEFPLHSLDMRAFLLEPDKSLPGSCLYDLVAVVVHHGSGVGSGHYTAYGCHEGRWYHFNDSTVTVSSEDTVRKAKAYILFYVERPAKAGAADAGTAAAQTVAVDTASASADEMVSVRDEMKEEDVAGSAVTPGAGSGPVASPQGVTAGAGSDPDTTGAAERDRAALGDAAGGQLAGAGWEEEALDGDQSCEATSDTVTADSDSLTLASAAAQ; translated from the exons ATGGAGTGCCCTCACATACACTCCAACGTGTGCCTGACGGTCGACCCGTCCAGGTTCCCCAACGGTATCCCGTCGTCCTGGTGCTGCAACG TCTGCAGATCGAACAAAAGCCCCTGGGTCTGCCTGACATGTCTGCTGGTGCATTGTGGAAG ATATGTCAGTGGACATGCAAAGAAACACTTTGAGGAGAACCAAGTCCCGTGCAATAGCCAGAGGACCTGTGAGAAGCAGGAGAAGGTCCATCACTCAGTCTGTATGGACTGCAGCAACTACAGCTTATACTG TTACAGGTGTGATGATTTTGTCGTTAATGACACCAAACTCGGTCAAGTGCAAAAAGTCAGAGAGCATCTTCAAAGTTTGGAAAA GTCATCACTGATGGGTGACAGACAAAGGAAAAGAAAGAACTTGGAAAACCTAGCCTTCCCCAGCAAG GGTCTCTCCTTGGCTCTGTGTGCCACAGGCCTGCGTAACCTTGGCAACACATGTTTCATGAACGCTATTCTGCAGTCTCTCAG CAACATCCAGCAGTTCAGCCGTTACTTCAAAGAGCTGCCGGCGGTGGCACTGCGCAGTGGCAAGACGGCCGGACGCAGGATGTACCACACCCGCAGCCAGGGAGACACCAGTGT gtccctggtggaggagctgaggaagaCGCTGTGCTCTCTGTGGCAGGGCAATCAGACAGCCTTCAGTCCAGACTCCCTGTTCTACGCCATATGGAAGATCATGCCAAGTTTCAG GGGCTACCAGCAGCAGGATGCTCACGAGTTCATGCGGTACCTCTTGGACCACCTCCACCGGGAACTTCAGGGAAATCATAACGGCGTCCCCTCATCAGCCTCCAGTCCAGACCATGTCCGGCTGCCCCCCACCGCAGGCAAATGTTGCAT AAATGGAATAACCACTGTCGTGACTTCCATCTTTGGAGGCATACTTCAGAATGAAGTCAACTGTCTCATTTGTGGGACAGAATCCCGGAAGTTTGACCCGTTCCTTG ATCTGTCGTTGGACATCCCAAGTCAGTTCAGACAGAAGAAGAGCAAGGACCAGGAACCAGGGCCTACTTGCACTTTAAGTG ATTGCCTGCGTAGCTTCACAGACCTTGAGGAGCTAGACGACGCAGAGCTCTACATGTGTCATAAGTGTATAAAGAGACAGAAATCCACAAAGAAATTCTGGATCCAGAAGCTGCCAAAG GTTTTGTGTCTCCATCTAAAAAGATTCCACTGGACGGCCTTTCTGAGGAACAAGGTGGACACCTACGTGGAGTTCCCCCTCCACAGCCTGGACATGAGGGCCTTCCTGCTGGAG CCAGATAAATCTTTGCCTGGGAGTTGCCTCTATGACCTTGTTGCTGTTGTGGTCCACCACGGATCTGG GGTTGGCTCGGGGCACTACACGGCGTACGGCTGCCACGAGGGCCGCTGGTACCACTTCAACGACAGCACGGTGACGGTGAGCAGCGAGGACACGGTGAGGAAGGCCAAGGCCTACATCCTCTTCTACGTGGAGCGTCCCGCCAAGGCCGGTGCCGCAGACGCCGGCACCGCCGCCGCCCAAACCGTCGCCGTCGACACTGCGTCGGCGTCAGCAGATGAGATGGTCTCCGTCAGGGAcgagatgaaggaggaggacgtAGCGGGCTCCGCGGTCACCCCCGGGGCGGGGTCTGGCCCGGTCGCCTCCCCTCAGGGGGTCACCGCTGGAGCGGGTTCTGACCCGGACACCACCGGAGCGGCGGAAAGGGATCGGGCTGCGCTGGGTGATGCTGCTGGCGGCCAGCTGGCCGGTGCTGGCTGGGAAGAGGAGGCGTTGGACGGGGACCAGTCATGCGAGGCCACCTCAGACACGGTGACTGCAGACAGTGATAGCCTCACTTTAGCATCCGCTGCTGCTCAATAA
- the si:dkeyp-73b11.8 gene encoding BPTI/Kunitz domain-containing protein, with translation MRAKVRRKLNQTPALFSSTPFHSARRAQSSSKMELLLLCGILLAAFHTSHSYIPEFCKLPSDAGTGSERETLIFYDASDDNCYPFMYKGQGGNQNRFTNERDCVRNCSTIAEQRYPEDEREACHLPFVKGSVCKSFSLRFFYDSIHDKCKPFLWKGCLGNGNRFLSQQMCNVTCDGVHDEGEGEEEAESDTPIALICGISFGILGAIVIIVVLVLMVKSKDEPKKKGPKKPKREETPLQVSAIELE, from the exons ATGAGGGCGAAGGTGAGGAGGAAGCTGAATCAGACACCCGCATTG TTCTCCAGCACTCCATTTCATTCTGCGAGGcgagcccagagcagcagcaagATGGAGCTTCTTCTACTGTGTGGAATCCTTTTAGCAGCATTCCACACCAGCCATTCATACATTCCAG AGTTTTGTAAACTGCCTTCGGATGCAGGCACAGGCTCCGAACGGGAGACTTTAATCTTCTACGATGCCAGCGATGACAACTGCTACCCTTTCATGTACAAAGGCCAAGGCGGGAACCAGAACCGCTTCACCAACGAGAGAGATTGTGTGAGAAACTGTTCCACCATTGCGGAGCAGAGATACCCTGAGGATG AAAGAGAAGCCTGCCACCTTCCCTTTGTCAAGGGGAGCGTATGTAAGAGCTTCTCTTTGCGCTTCTTCTATGATTCTATTCATGACAAATGCAAACCGTTCTTGTGGAAGGGATGCCTTGGAAATGGCAACCGTTTCCTGAGCCAGCAAATGTGCAATGTAACCTGTGATGGTGTTCATG ATGAGGgcgaaggtgaggaggaggctgaATCAGACACCCCCATTG CTCTCATTTGCGGGATTTCATTTGGCATCCTCGGAGCCATCGTCATCATCGTAGTGCTTGTCTTGATGGTCAAGTCAAA GGATGAACCCAAGAAGAAGGGACCGAAGAAGCCCAAACGTGAGGAGACCCCTCTTCAAGTGAGCGCTATTGAATTGGAATGA